Proteins encoded within one genomic window of Candidatus Hydrogenedentota bacterium:
- a CDS encoding DEAD/DEAH box helicase: MALTIGETVEQLHAALRDYIEATYHIGHPSLVEQRRQLLQQPGVISQRPYIESTPRYRIGEPFENLGLPTPVLDVFSSLATASDGPILIHNPPYHHQAKAIQKSLLENRSLVITTGTGSGKTECFLLPILGKLAQEAHEQGRAFGSMAATRALVLYPMNALVNDQLGRLRVLFGDDRIVDQFVDWSGRPARFARYTSRTLYPGVRTVDKDQLRLKAIGDFYVRYLELAQGPDSEEQRAAKRIVDQLKTRGKWPAKPDLLAWYGRKGMRWQDTKTGEFKRCVTLANDPELLTRHEVQETPPDILVTNYSMLEYMLMRPIERPIFDHTRDWLEQNPHERLLLVLDEAHLYRGAAGAEVALLIRRLRARLNIPQDRLQVICTSASFCDPAYASQFGAQLTGKDRREFETIEGELALSEAAGKGSSRDAAVLADLDLDSFYSGETDESRVAAVQSLLDYRAVNPKSDLPSTLHSALNEFPPMGELINLTMKAAEPVSELHGKIFPDAEPEAANRAVTALVAMGSLARKTSNTPGLLPCRVHGFFRGLAGLWVCMDPGCSALPEHRRDGPCGRLYSQPRDICTCGSRVLELYTCRNCGAAYARAYTNNILEPDFLWAEPGGEFRTHTGMFGELEPLDMLLDAPVRNDIEPADYDLITGRLNPGALGTRSRRVFLRGERISAGDGDVDTGHTAQRGEFVPCAVCGESAAYGRSSVQDHQTKGDEPFQALISKQIQVQPPNATPPTRLAPHRGRKVLIFSDSRQTAARLAPNLQTYSTRDVLRPLIVVGFDRLQRSASLATFLSLEDLYLAALIAAELLGVRLRPELKGGESFHARDKIEERLGAGALFDDNRMLELLMEMRGETPPQFLLRGMASCLTHRYYSLESFALASIVERASHREAISDLPDIPEVATTPEQKLALARLWLRSWHRSGFWLSRMPSSWWMNEVKPHSGKFATIENWLDTKDARKLFNRDWLEALLHRFTEPIAQNKYRLKGIELSLLTGGEWSYCQLCRTTQRPFPGTDRCVNCQTQNARQIDPATDPVFGARKGYYRSSTMESLREPPDPPLALIAAEHTAQLGAAQSDEVFSKAEEHELLFQDVELGRDDKGQERPAIDVLSCTTTMEVGIDIGTLSGVSLRNMPPARANYQQRAGRAGRRGNAVATVTAFGSADSHDEHYFSHPDEMIRGEVQDPTLTLNNAEITHRHVTAYLLQRYHQHKLPNIRPADQPHLFAVLGSVSDFKRKDTLLNRDDFASWMRIQESALQSEIAGWLPRELEASDRESLLSNLISRTLSDIDGAIGIDSTDGTDSERDGAEGTEREPAESNGEEQLEVPEETGEEQTGRDPGSENLLDRLLYKGVLPRYAFPTDVATFYVFNNEQSTRFRHVYTFTPSQGLPVALSQYSPGKEVWIASKLWTSGAIYSPVRSEMYDAWARRRLYYECTFCRYACTRELNDGSRGESLDCPACGRSATLGPARPWLRPPGFAHPVEREEGTTPDDQPARSYATRAKLTAPTPAEPDRWTTLNDRLRVHHMRQHLLVTNRGPRQDGYTYCTRCGRIEPTASASGTVGAAHRKPYPDDRVPTCPGGRASSGIVLGTDFITDVLLISLRVADPISLSAGVLATDVALRTISEALSKAACQRLGLEAQELQAEYRPALTEAGRLGFEAEIYMYDTLPGGAGFVRRVGEVGLQVFNDALQILEFCPEVCDRSCYRCLRSYKNKLEHELLDRQLGASLLRYLLTGTYSMSDVGRLNASTDLLYEDLSRQAIGGISVSRWHQVTLEDGSHVAVPIYVTRSDGTAFAVGLHSPLTPDDPHDDVLRDLKEYSSVLPVLTVDEILVRRNLPQATHFVLSRIV; the protein is encoded by the coding sequence GTGGCACTGACGATTGGGGAAACAGTTGAGCAACTTCACGCGGCCCTGCGCGATTATATCGAAGCCACGTATCACATTGGCCACCCATCGCTGGTCGAACAGAGACGGCAGTTACTTCAGCAACCAGGCGTAATCTCTCAACGTCCGTATATTGAGAGTACACCACGGTACAGGATTGGCGAGCCGTTTGAGAATCTTGGCCTGCCAACTCCTGTTCTCGATGTATTCAGCTCGTTGGCAACCGCTTCAGACGGACCGATCTTGATCCACAATCCGCCCTATCACCACCAGGCCAAAGCCATTCAGAAATCCTTGCTGGAAAACCGGAGTCTGGTTATAACAACAGGTACGGGTTCCGGTAAGACGGAGTGTTTTCTTCTTCCGATTCTTGGGAAATTGGCGCAAGAAGCTCATGAACAGGGTCGGGCTTTTGGCAGCATGGCGGCAACCCGCGCGCTTGTCCTTTATCCCATGAACGCTTTGGTAAACGATCAACTTGGGCGACTACGCGTTCTGTTCGGAGATGATCGCATCGTGGACCAGTTTGTTGACTGGTCGGGCCGACCGGCGCGCTTCGCTCGCTACACAAGTCGAACGCTTTATCCGGGTGTCAGGACTGTTGATAAGGATCAGTTGCGGCTGAAAGCCATCGGTGACTTTTATGTACGATATTTAGAACTTGCACAGGGGCCAGATTCCGAGGAGCAACGAGCCGCCAAACGTATCGTGGACCAACTCAAGACTCGTGGTAAATGGCCAGCAAAGCCGGACCTACTGGCTTGGTATGGACGCAAGGGTATGCGTTGGCAGGATACCAAAACTGGAGAGTTTAAGCGTTGTGTGACGCTTGCCAACGATCCAGAACTTCTGACGCGTCACGAGGTTCAAGAAACTCCGCCAGACATACTTGTCACGAACTATTCAATGCTTGAGTACATGCTCATGCGGCCAATAGAACGACCCATCTTTGACCATACCCGAGACTGGCTAGAACAGAATCCCCACGAGCGTCTTCTGTTGGTTCTGGATGAAGCCCATCTCTACCGCGGCGCAGCTGGCGCTGAGGTCGCGCTCTTGATCCGTCGGTTGCGGGCGCGACTCAATATCCCGCAGGATCGACTGCAGGTCATTTGTACTAGCGCCAGCTTCTGTGACCCTGCTTATGCGTCGCAATTCGGTGCTCAATTGACTGGTAAAGACCGCCGCGAATTCGAAACAATCGAGGGTGAACTCGCTCTCAGTGAAGCGGCTGGAAAGGGAAGTTCTCGCGATGCCGCCGTGCTCGCTGATTTGGATCTCGATAGCTTCTATTCCGGTGAAACTGATGAATCGCGCGTGGCGGCGGTTCAGTCCCTGCTTGACTACCGAGCCGTCAATCCCAAAAGTGACCTTCCCTCCACGCTCCATAGTGCCTTGAATGAGTTCCCGCCAATGGGGGAACTCATTAACCTAACCATGAAGGCAGCTGAACCCGTTTCCGAGTTGCACGGCAAGATTTTTCCCGACGCTGAGCCGGAAGCGGCAAACAGGGCAGTTACGGCTCTGGTGGCTATGGGAAGTCTTGCACGAAAGACATCCAACACACCGGGTTTGTTGCCTTGCCGTGTTCACGGTTTCTTTCGAGGTCTAGCGGGACTCTGGGTCTGCATGGACCCCGGATGTAGCGCGTTGCCGGAACACCGCCGCGATGGCCCTTGTGGCAGGCTCTACAGCCAGCCGCGTGATATCTGCACTTGTGGATCTCGGGTGCTCGAACTCTACACCTGCCGCAATTGCGGAGCGGCATATGCCCGCGCATACACTAACAATATTCTTGAACCTGATTTCCTATGGGCGGAGCCCGGTGGCGAGTTTCGCACCCACACCGGTATGTTTGGTGAACTAGAACCTCTGGACATGCTTCTCGATGCGCCAGTGCGCAATGACATCGAGCCAGCCGATTACGACCTGATCACTGGACGGCTAAACCCAGGAGCTTTGGGAACCCGATCTCGTCGAGTGTTCTTACGGGGGGAACGTATTTCAGCAGGAGATGGTGATGTGGACACCGGCCACACCGCGCAACGGGGTGAGTTTGTACCTTGTGCGGTATGCGGTGAATCTGCGGCGTATGGTCGGTCCTCTGTACAAGACCATCAGACCAAAGGCGATGAGCCATTTCAGGCACTCATTAGTAAACAGATTCAGGTACAGCCGCCAAACGCTACGCCTCCAACGCGCCTCGCCCCCCATCGCGGACGAAAAGTCTTAATCTTTTCCGATTCTCGTCAGACGGCTGCACGCCTCGCCCCAAATCTTCAAACCTATTCGACAAGGGATGTCTTACGGCCGCTGATCGTGGTTGGCTTTGATCGCTTGCAGCGGTCGGCCAGTCTCGCTACATTCCTTTCGCTTGAAGATCTTTACCTAGCGGCACTCATTGCTGCCGAACTTCTGGGCGTGAGACTCAGACCCGAACTTAAGGGCGGTGAGAGTTTTCATGCGCGAGATAAAATCGAGGAAAGACTAGGTGCCGGCGCGTTGTTCGATGATAATCGCATGCTTGAACTGTTAATGGAAATGCGCGGTGAAACTCCACCGCAGTTTTTGCTTCGGGGTATGGCATCATGCCTTACCCACCGATACTACAGCTTGGAATCATTCGCGCTTGCATCGATTGTTGAACGCGCCTCGCACCGTGAAGCAATCTCCGATCTGCCCGACATCCCAGAAGTGGCGACGACCCCAGAGCAGAAACTAGCGCTGGCGCGTTTGTGGTTACGAAGCTGGCATCGATCCGGGTTCTGGCTCAGCCGGATGCCATCATCCTGGTGGATGAATGAAGTGAAACCGCACTCCGGCAAATTCGCAACAATAGAGAATTGGCTTGACACCAAAGATGCCCGGAAACTGTTTAACCGCGATTGGCTGGAAGCTCTCCTGCACCGTTTTACGGAACCTATTGCACAGAATAAGTATCGTCTGAAGGGCATTGAGTTGAGTTTGCTTACCGGTGGGGAGTGGTCATACTGCCAACTGTGCCGGACGACACAACGCCCGTTTCCGGGAACTGATCGATGCGTAAATTGCCAGACACAAAACGCGCGCCAAATCGATCCCGCTACCGATCCGGTATTTGGCGCGCGTAAAGGGTATTACCGGTCAAGCACCATGGAATCGTTGCGCGAACCTCCTGATCCGCCGCTAGCACTCATTGCTGCCGAACATACCGCCCAACTAGGCGCGGCTCAGTCAGATGAAGTGTTTTCAAAGGCCGAGGAACATGAACTCCTTTTTCAGGATGTGGAACTGGGTCGTGACGATAAGGGGCAGGAACGCCCGGCAATTGATGTCTTGTCGTGCACCACAACGATGGAGGTCGGTATCGACATCGGGACGTTGTCGGGAGTATCTCTCAGGAACATGCCCCCAGCGCGCGCAAACTATCAGCAACGTGCCGGTCGTGCCGGTCGGCGAGGTAATGCGGTTGCTACTGTCACGGCGTTTGGTAGCGCTGACAGCCATGACGAGCACTACTTCAGTCATCCCGATGAGATGATTCGCGGAGAAGTCCAAGATCCGACGCTGACGCTGAACAACGCGGAGATTACTCACCGCCACGTCACCGCCTACCTCTTGCAGCGCTACCATCAACATAAGCTGCCCAACATCAGACCCGCCGATCAGCCACACCTGTTCGCAGTGCTCGGTTCGGTATCTGACTTCAAGCGAAAGGATACACTACTTAATCGAGATGATTTCGCTTCTTGGATGCGCATTCAGGAGTCCGCCCTCCAGTCAGAGATTGCGGGGTGGCTGCCGCGCGAGCTTGAAGCATCCGATCGCGAGTCTCTTCTGTCCAATTTAATCTCCCGCACACTCTCAGATATTGATGGCGCTATTGGCATCGATTCCACCGATGGCACCGATAGCGAACGCGACGGTGCTGAGGGTACGGAGCGCGAGCCAGCTGAGTCGAATGGCGAAGAACAGCTAGAAGTGCCGGAGGAAACTGGCGAAGAACAGACCGGCAGAGATCCCGGTTCTGAAAACCTCCTTGATCGCTTGCTGTACAAAGGCGTACTGCCGCGTTATGCGTTTCCGACTGATGTTGCAACTTTTTATGTCTTCAATAATGAGCAATCGACGCGCTTCAGGCACGTGTATACGTTTACCCCCTCACAGGGCCTTCCCGTGGCGCTCTCCCAGTATTCTCCCGGCAAGGAAGTATGGATAGCGAGTAAGCTCTGGACAAGTGGGGCGATATACTCGCCCGTCCGATCCGAAATGTACGATGCCTGGGCGCGCCGTCGTCTCTACTATGAGTGCACATTCTGCCGCTACGCATGTACACGAGAACTCAATGACGGCTCGCGCGGGGAATCACTCGATTGTCCTGCCTGTGGTCGGTCAGCAACGCTGGGACCAGCGCGACCTTGGTTGCGTCCGCCCGGATTCGCCCACCCGGTGGAACGTGAAGAGGGTACGACACCTGATGACCAGCCCGCGCGAAGCTATGCAACGCGCGCGAAACTTACAGCCCCCACGCCCGCAGAGCCGGATCGTTGGACCACGCTCAATGACCGGTTGCGTGTCCACCACATGCGCCAGCACCTGCTGGTGACGAACCGAGGGCCGCGACAGGATGGGTACACCTATTGCACGCGATGTGGGCGAATCGAACCTACTGCCTCGGCGTCAGGCACTGTCGGCGCTGCGCACCGTAAGCCGTATCCAGATGACCGCGTACCAACTTGCCCTGGCGGTCGCGCAAGCAGCGGTATAGTCCTGGGAACTGACTTCATCACGGATGTACTGCTGATTTCGCTACGGGTCGCTGACCCGATATCGCTTTCGGCTGGAGTGCTCGCAACTGACGTGGCACTGCGAACTATCAGCGAAGCTCTTTCAAAAGCTGCTTGTCAACGGCTAGGACTAGAGGCACAGGAATTACAGGCCGAGTACCGTCCGGCGTTGACGGAAGCTGGTAGGCTTGGATTTGAAGCCGAGATCTACATGTACGATACGCTTCCAGGCGGAGCCGGGTTCGTGCGGCGAGTGGGCGAGGTGGGACTTCAAGTCTTCAACGACGCACTTCAGATACTTGAGTTCTGTCCGGAGGTCTGTGACCGGTCATGTTACCGCTGTCTGCGCAGTTACAAGAACAAACTTGAGCATGAGTTGCTTGACCGCCAGCTTGGTGCCAGCTTGCTGCGCTATCTCCTGACGGGCACCTACTCGATGTCAGATGTGGGACGCTTAAATGCCTCTACCGACCTGTTGTATGAGGACCTCTCGCGTCAAGCCATAGGCGGTATTAGCGTGAGTCGTTGGCATCAAGTCACTCTTGAGGATGGTTCCCACGTTGCCGTCCCAATATATGTGACTCGTAGCGATGGCACGGCGTTTGCCGTCGGGCTTCACAGCCCACTTACGCCAGATGACCCTCACGACGATGTGCTGCGAGATCTCAAGGAGTATTCATCAGTCTTGCCGGTACTGACAGTTGATGAAATCCTAGTGCGCCGAAATTTGCCGCAAGCCACGCACTTCGTACTCTCACGGATCGTCTGA
- a CDS encoding DUF932 domain-containing protein, translated as MTHLTQAHEQLFRRNPDERFNTLSQLWEHCHQEKQESLTRWYAPVDVRTEPENGHLTLVANDEPFEMTDWSFSQLCKLANVSKDTVNQLTGRTASLVFEETLPRGTKPLQVFTLDHQVRSVHGVSYTRLFNADVLALALEFTTDFEGAQEAMGGGTGLYCGEQDMFAFLIDPTGWAEIDGQSFAPGFFLWNSEVGRRTVGVQTFWFQAVCQNHIVWDAVEVVDFTRKHTTNVHEALDNIRRILHDLTKKRDERRDSFVKVIRNAMRERFGTEDEDALKLLGQYGINRSLAEEAIRVAKSQGAFTIFAVVDALTRLSQRIEFAGDRTQADMRASQILALAV; from the coding sequence ATGACGCACCTTACCCAAGCACACGAACAGCTCTTTCGACGCAATCCTGACGAGCGTTTCAACACGCTGTCGCAACTCTGGGAGCACTGTCACCAGGAGAAGCAGGAATCGCTGACCCGGTGGTACGCGCCCGTGGACGTGCGCACCGAACCCGAGAACGGTCACCTGACATTGGTGGCCAACGACGAACCCTTCGAGATGACGGACTGGAGCTTCTCGCAACTGTGCAAGCTCGCCAACGTCAGCAAGGACACGGTCAACCAGTTGACCGGACGTACCGCCAGCCTCGTGTTCGAGGAAACCCTGCCGCGCGGCACCAAGCCCTTGCAGGTCTTCACCCTGGACCATCAGGTCCGGTCCGTCCATGGCGTCAGCTACACCCGGCTCTTCAACGCCGACGTGCTGGCGCTCGCTCTGGAATTCACGACGGATTTTGAGGGCGCGCAGGAAGCGATGGGTGGCGGTACGGGCCTGTACTGCGGCGAGCAGGACATGTTCGCCTTCCTCATCGACCCGACCGGCTGGGCGGAAATTGACGGCCAGTCGTTCGCACCGGGATTCTTTCTCTGGAATTCCGAAGTCGGACGGCGCACCGTGGGCGTGCAGACGTTTTGGTTTCAGGCAGTCTGCCAGAACCATATTGTCTGGGATGCCGTGGAAGTCGTGGACTTCACGCGCAAACACACCACCAACGTCCACGAGGCCCTCGACAACATCCGGCGCATCCTGCACGACCTGACCAAGAAACGTGACGAACGACGTGACAGTTTCGTCAAAGTCATCCGCAACGCCATGCGCGAACGCTTCGGGACCGAAGATGAGGACGCCCTGAAACTCTTGGGGCAGTATGGCATCAACCGCAGCCTGGCGGAAGAGGCCATTCGGGTCGCCAAGTCCCAGGGCGCGTTCACCATCTTTGCGGTGGTCGATGCGCTCACGCGCCTGTCGCAGCGCATCGAATTCGCCGGTGACCGGACGCAGGCTGACATGCGGGCGTCGCAAATTCTGGCGCTGGCCGTCTGA
- a CDS encoding PD-(D/E)XK nuclease family protein, whose product MPGRNVPDNMWRIVEPSHWPDPAAWNSFSALLRLEQCPRRWALSNASYPGLWDGKGYPQKLHLAAIEGTIVHSTVEVLIKHLVQKNSVTRTETGITQVLREIGGYTRLVQSQIDVALKPFNQNPRTVTHIDRIRQQLIAKLPELRFQVQTFVSQLSPVSGRPKPYQSLPGGNREHGALPIGAHMEVTLETPELRWRGVVDLLVLSESSAEITDFKTGEIKSEHEFQIRTYALLWMRDKKRNPHQRVVSRLLISYPTRSVEVPVPTDSELALLEAELRSRTESAQSECVRRPPRARPDEDACKWCEVRHLCGEYWEALRDWFPTTHAPDQVRHDIQLRLTSRSALTSWTAIVEESSSLEREALVTVRFPLDDYHEFQEGQSLRLLDVHISYVQGVDTTDIPAISVGVSSETFVYGDGP is encoded by the coding sequence ATGCCAGGGCGCAATGTGCCAGACAACATGTGGAGAATTGTTGAACCGTCACACTGGCCCGACCCAGCAGCATGGAATTCCTTTTCGGCCTTGCTAAGGTTGGAGCAGTGTCCGCGACGGTGGGCGCTATCAAACGCAAGCTACCCTGGCTTGTGGGATGGCAAAGGATATCCCCAAAAGCTGCACCTAGCGGCAATCGAGGGAACAATCGTTCATTCTACCGTGGAGGTTTTGATAAAGCACCTAGTCCAGAAAAACTCCGTGACGAGAACGGAGACCGGAATCACGCAAGTATTAAGAGAAATTGGTGGATACACCCGTTTAGTTCAAAGCCAAATCGATGTCGCCCTCAAGCCATTTAACCAAAATCCCCGGACGGTCACACACATAGACCGTATTCGACAACAGTTGATTGCGAAGCTTCCAGAGCTGCGATTTCAAGTGCAGACATTTGTTTCGCAACTGAGTCCAGTGTCAGGCAGACCGAAGCCATACCAGAGTCTTCCTGGTGGCAATCGAGAACACGGCGCACTCCCCATTGGCGCGCACATGGAAGTGACACTTGAGACACCAGAGTTGCGTTGGCGGGGAGTCGTGGATTTACTTGTCCTGTCAGAGTCATCCGCGGAAATCACTGATTTCAAGACGGGGGAAATAAAGAGTGAACATGAATTCCAGATACGAACGTACGCACTGCTGTGGATGAGGGACAAGAAACGTAACCCGCATCAGCGAGTGGTAAGCAGACTTCTTATCTCATACCCGACGCGAAGCGTCGAGGTTCCGGTCCCGACGGATTCGGAACTTGCGTTGCTGGAGGCTGAATTGCGTTCGCGTACGGAAAGTGCGCAAAGTGAATGTGTCCGGCGACCTCCGAGGGCGAGACCTGATGAAGACGCCTGCAAGTGGTGCGAGGTGCGGCACCTGTGTGGCGAGTACTGGGAGGCATTGCGAGACTGGTTCCCTACCACTCATGCTCCGGACCAGGTACGACACGACATTCAACTGCGCCTGACAAGTAGATCAGCACTTACTTCTTGGACGGCGATTGTGGAGGAGTCATCGAGTCTTGAGCGAGAAGCACTAGTCACAGTTCGATTTCCCCTGGACGATTATCACGAGTTTCAAGAAGGTCAATCCTTGCGATTGCTGGATGTACACATTTCTTATGTCCAGGGAGTAGATACGACTGACATCCCGGCGATCAGCGTCGGCGTTTCGAGTGAAACTTTCGTTTATGGAGATGGGCCATAG
- a CDS encoding helix-turn-helix transcriptional regulator, with protein MIHQPEDDGRVFNERLLYFQQSLIGEIGVCLTDSQSDFGILCWRRLHTSIMQKMGVVREVVTHAGQGNSKRIVSRPALVNTDLPPPATLYAFCGDWLHRKIEAVTIKRVRLVIPDRLPNYLRGARKALGLSQKELAFLLGAETASNVTRYEHFRRTPTLPTALALEAILDMPVRELFAGLFAEAEGASAAQAKKLLIFMEGLQSNRHSPVKRAFLDSLAGKAPMNSNSIYDPHR; from the coding sequence GTGATCCATCAGCCGGAGGATGATGGACGCGTATTCAATGAGCGTCTGTTGTACTTCCAACAATCGCTCATCGGAGAAATCGGGGTATGCCTCACGGATTCGCAGAGCGATTTCGGCATTTTGTGTTGGCGGCGTCTTCATACTTCCATCATGCAAAAAATGGGTGTTGTGAGGGAGGTAGTCACACATGCCGGGCAAGGCAACTCGAAACGAATAGTGTCGAGGCCTGCGCTCGTAAACACCGACTTGCCGCCTCCGGCAACTTTGTATGCCTTCTGCGGGGATTGGCTTCATCGTAAAATTGAAGCAGTAACTATTAAACGCGTACGCCTTGTGATACCAGACCGTTTGCCGAACTACCTGCGGGGCGCGCGCAAGGCGCTTGGGTTGTCGCAAAAGGAACTGGCGTTTCTGCTTGGAGCCGAGACGGCGAGCAACGTCACGCGGTACGAGCATTTTCGCCGCACGCCGACACTTCCTACCGCCCTGGCGCTTGAAGCCATTCTCGATATGCCGGTCCGTGAATTGTTTGCGGGCCTGTTCGCGGAGGCTGAGGGCGCATCCGCAGCTCAAGCCAAGAAGCTGCTCATATTCATGGAGGGTCTACAAAGTAATCGCCATTCACCGGTGAAACGGGCCTTCCTGGATAGTCTCGCAGGGAAGGCCCCGATGAATTCTAACTCAATCTATGATCCACACCGGTAA
- a CDS encoding recombinase family protein has product MKRFYGYVRVSTVRQGERGVSLQEQREAILRYGKIHGIEITEWFEERETAAKSGRPQFSRMLKLLKQRKADGLVIHKIDRSARNLRDWANLGELLDDGVDVRFVSESLDMQSRGGRLSADIQAVVAADYIRNLKEEVRKGFQGRLRQGLYPMKAPIGYVDNGGGQPKTPHPVMGPLVRAAFERYATGQYNLDTLVEEMYQRGLRTRKGKKVSRNGMSTLLNNPFYLGLIRIKKTGETFTGVHEPLISKALFDRVQDILHGKAVKKAKRHEFLFRRLLVCASCGHRLIGERQKGHAYYRCHTKNCPTHCAREEQVESRLEAALLPLRFSRQELRALLAIAREMKQDWLSHREAHVQTLHMQRVALTEKLARLMDVFSEGGFDKTLFDERKEALLAERLDIDTRIHELEDGSQDGGPAKLQLFLELAGSAYLSYKSAPTPLKREIVENVTSNRLVNGKNVLIELKSPYSELATRPKYSLGRHGLASYRTAVKEFLTKLTDQIIYLDLPQLDSTECTTNRALGQETKGCRKGQLLVSLPSRPDA; this is encoded by the coding sequence ATGAAAAGATTCTATGGGTATGTTCGCGTATCCACCGTGCGCCAGGGCGAGCGCGGTGTTTCCCTTCAAGAACAGCGCGAAGCCATCCTGCGGTACGGCAAGATTCACGGTATCGAAATTACCGAGTGGTTTGAGGAACGGGAAACCGCCGCCAAGAGTGGACGGCCCCAATTCAGCCGTATGCTGAAACTCCTGAAACAACGCAAAGCTGATGGCTTGGTCATTCACAAGATTGATCGCTCCGCGCGGAATTTACGCGACTGGGCCAACCTCGGCGAACTTCTGGACGACGGCGTTGACGTGCGGTTTGTCAGCGAGAGCCTGGACATGCAGTCCAGGGGAGGCCGCCTATCCGCAGACATTCAGGCGGTCGTGGCTGCGGACTACATCCGAAACTTGAAAGAAGAGGTCCGCAAGGGCTTCCAGGGGCGGCTACGGCAGGGACTCTATCCGATGAAGGCCCCTATCGGCTACGTGGACAACGGCGGCGGCCAGCCAAAAACACCCCATCCGGTGATGGGGCCTTTAGTGCGTGCCGCCTTTGAACGGTACGCCACGGGTCAGTACAACTTGGATACGCTGGTTGAAGAAATGTATCAACGGGGTTTGCGAACAAGGAAGGGAAAGAAGGTTTCACGAAACGGCATGTCCACACTACTCAACAACCCATTCTATTTGGGGCTGATTCGTATCAAGAAAACCGGTGAGACCTTTACCGGTGTCCACGAGCCGCTGATTTCCAAGGCGCTCTTTGACCGCGTGCAAGACATTCTTCACGGCAAAGCGGTGAAGAAAGCCAAACGCCACGAGTTCTTGTTCCGCCGTCTCCTGGTCTGCGCAAGTTGCGGCCATCGTTTGATCGGCGAACGCCAGAAAGGACACGCCTACTATCGCTGTCACACCAAAAACTGCCCCACGCATTGCGCCCGCGAAGAACAGGTGGAATCAAGGCTCGAAGCAGCCCTGTTGCCTTTACGGTTTTCCCGTCAAGAGTTGCGTGCACTCCTTGCCATCGCCCGCGAGATGAAACAAGACTGGCTCAGCCATCGCGAGGCGCACGTCCAAACTCTGCACATGCAGCGTGTGGCGCTCACGGAGAAACTCGCTCGACTGATGGACGTCTTTTCCGAGGGTGGATTCGACAAGACGCTTTTCGATGAACGCAAAGAAGCGCTCCTTGCGGAACGCCTCGATATTGATACACGAATACACGAATTGGAAGACGGATCACAGGACGGCGGGCCAGCTAAGCTCCAACTTTTCCTCGAACTGGCGGGAAGCGCTTATTTAAGCTACAAATCCGCGCCGACGCCGCTGAAACGGGAAATTGTCGAGAACGTAACCTCGAACCGGCTCGTCAACGGAAAAAACGTGTTGATTGAGCTAAAATCTCCCTACTCCGAACTGGCCACACGGCCAAAATATTCGCTTGGTCGCCATGGTCTAGCATCATATCGAACAGCAGTCAAAGAGTTTCTCACCAAGCTCACCGACCAGATCATCTACTTGGATCTGCCTCAATTAGATAGTACTGAGTGTACAACCAATCGGGCTTTGGGTCAAGAAACGAAGGGTTGCCGGAAGGGGCAACTTTTGGTGTCTTTGCCATCTCGGCCAGATGCTTAA
- a CDS encoding crossover junction endodeoxyribonuclease RuvC, which translates to MPKTTHRILALDPGTRKTGYALLQDGKLLYHGVKVFAKDRPPRENLREAREAVLGLITTLKPNVLAVERAVFSKRTPRTVLLNLYYRQILYLGRRANLKILAYAPSTVKKSVTGYGWATKQQVAQMVVYRYPELKAYLLRDRGWKSLHHSNMFDAVAVGLLALKDQ; encoded by the coding sequence ATGCCCAAGACAACCCACCGGATTCTGGCCCTCGACCCCGGTACCAGAAAGACCGGCTACGCGCTGCTTCAAGACGGCAAGCTCCTTTACCACGGCGTTAAGGTCTTCGCCAAAGATCGTCCACCTAGGGAAAACCTCCGCGAAGCCCGTGAGGCCGTGCTCGGACTGATCACGACGCTCAAGCCCAACGTGCTGGCCGTCGAGCGGGCGGTGTTTTCCAAACGTACCCCGCGCACGGTGTTGCTCAACCTGTACTACCGGCAGATCCTCTATCTCGGCCGCCGGGCGAATCTGAAGATCCTGGCCTACGCGCCAAGCACTGTGAAAAAGTCCGTTACCGGATACGGCTGGGCCACCAAGCAGCAGGTCGCCCAGATGGTCGTGTACCGCTACCCCGAACTCAAGGCGTACCTATTACGCGACCGGGGCTGGAAGAGTCTTCATCACTCCAACATGTTCGACGCGGTCGCGGTCGGACTGTTGGCGCTCAAAGACCAATAA